The sequence below is a genomic window from Vidua macroura isolate BioBank_ID:100142 unplaced genomic scaffold, ASM2450914v1 whyUn_scaffold_135, whole genome shotgun sequence.
cagtccctGTTTTTGGGGTCAGTCCCTGTTTTGGGGTGGCTTTGGGGTCAGTCCCTATTTTGGGGTCAGTCCatgttttggggtcagtccctgtttttggggtcagtccctgttttggggtcagtccaTGTTTTGGGGTCGGTccctgttttggggtcagtccctgtttttggggtcagtcccagttttggggtcagcccctgttttggggtcagtccctGTTTTTGGGGTCAGTCCCTGTTTTGGGGCCAGCCCCTGTTTTGGAGTCAGTCCCTTTTGGGGTCAGTCCCTGTTTTGGGGTCAGCCCCTGTTGTGGGGTCAGTccctgttttggggtcagtccctgtttttggggtcagtcccagttttggggtcagtccctgtttttggggtcagtcccttttggggtcagtccctgttttggggtcagtccctgttttggggtcagtcccttttggggtcagtcccagttttggggtcagcccctgttttggggtcagtccctgttttggggtcagtcccttttggggtcagtccctgttttggggtcagtccctgttttggggtcagtcccttttggggtcagtcccagttttggggtcagcccctgttttggggtcagtccctgttttggggtcagtcccCATTTTAGGGTCAGTCCCTGTTTTTGGGGTCAGTCCCGTTTTAGGGTCAGTCCCTGCTTTGGGGTCAGTCCCGTTTTAGGGTCGGTCCCtgtgtgttttggggtcagtcccGTTTTAGGGTCAGCCCtgtgtgttttggggtcagccctgtgtgttttggggtcagtcccGTTTTAGGGTCAGCCCtgtgtgttttggggtcagtccctgtttttggggtgtctttGGGGTCAGCCCtgtgtgttttggggtcagtccctgttttggggtcagtcccGTTTTAGGGTTGGTCCCtgtgtgttttggggtcagtccctgttttggggtcagtcccGTTTTAGGGTCGGTCcctgtttttggggtgtctttGGGGTCAGCCCtgtgtgttttggggtcagtccctgttttggggtcagtcccGTTTTAGGGTCGGTCCCTATTTTGGGGTCAGTCcctgtttttggggtgtctttGGGGTCAGCCCtgtgtgttttggggtcagtccctgttttggggtcagtcccGTTTTAGGGTCGGTCCCTGTTTTGGGGGTCAGTccctgttttggggtcagtcccGTTTTAGGGTCGGTCCCTGTTTTTGGGGTCAGTccctgttttggggtcagtcccGTTTTAGGGTCGGTCCCTGTTTTGGGGGTCAGTccctgttttggggtcagtcccGTTTTAGGGTCGGTCCCTGTTTTTGGGGTCAGTccctgttttggggtcagtcccGTTTTAGGGTCAGCCCtgtgtgttttggggtcagtccaTCCGGCAGCGCACGCCGGCGTCCTCGGCGTGGCCGCAGTTGGTGCGGCCCCATCCCGAGAA
It includes:
- the LOC128802649 gene encoding uncharacterized protein LOC128802649, translated to MDLGSVPILGPDPILGPDPVLGSVPVFGVSPCFGVALGSVPILGSVHVLGSVPVFGVSPCFGVSPCFGVGPCFGVSPCFWGQSQFWGQPLFWGQSLFLGSVPVLGPAPVLESVPFGVSPCFGVSPCCGVSPCFGVSPCFWGQSQFWGQSLFLGSFWGQPLFWGQSLFWGQSLLGSVPVLGSVPVLGSVPFGVSPSFGVSPCFGGQPCVFWGQPCVFWGQSRFRVSPVCFGVSPCFWGVFGVSPVCFGVSPCFGVSPVLGLVPVCFGVSPCFGVSPVLGSVPVFGVSLGSALCVLGSVPVLGSVPF